A window of the Lysinibacillus irui genome harbors these coding sequences:
- a CDS encoding MarR family transcriptional regulator: MAESLHNVEIIMKEMLDIQQKSKMFVELLSKGEALSQNQLILLLQLKINDGMKATEIAEFFSITPGAVTSMCDKLEKLELIQRIRENNDRRVVKMTLTSNGDKKVQEIFLKFSQDKLIDMANILREVNQLMNKIF, translated from the coding sequence ATGGCTGAAAGTCTACACAATGTAGAGATTATTATGAAGGAAATGCTAGATATACAGCAAAAGTCAAAAATGTTTGTAGAGCTTTTATCTAAAGGGGAAGCGTTATCACAAAACCAATTAATTTTACTCCTGCAACTAAAAATAAATGATGGTATGAAGGCGACAGAAATTGCCGAATTCTTCAGTATCACTCCTGGAGCTGTCACTTCCATGTGCGATAAACTGGAAAAACTAGAGCTGATACAACGAATTAGAGAAAATAATGACCGCCGTGTCGTCAAAATGACTTTAACAAGCAATGGGGACAAAAAGGTTCAAGAAATCTTTTTAAAGTTTTCACAGGATAAACTCATAGATATGGCCAATATTTTACGTGAAGTAAATCAATTAATGAATAAAATTTTTTAG
- a CDS encoding permease prefix domain 1-containing protein: MKRIKNHIDELFKDIPRNNETEMVKQEIIENLEEKVFYLMDQGKEQEDAINKAIVEFGDIEDLKKELGVKEPAKKNMAKLNLEFSIWGSSLIIAFFIFINLYYTPHTIWAIYPIFAILWWPLSMYFVWTRKRWGE, encoded by the coding sequence ATGAAAAGAATAAAAAACCATATTGATGAGCTTTTTAAAGATATTCCTCGTAACAACGAGACTGAAATGGTCAAACAAGAGATTATTGAAAATCTTGAAGAAAAGGTATTTTATTTGATGGATCAAGGAAAAGAACAAGAAGATGCTATTAATAAAGCAATTGTAGAATTTGGAGATATTGAAGACTTAAAAAAAGAATTGGGTGTTAAAGAGCCTGCAAAGAAAAACATGGCAAAATTAAATTTAGAGTTTTCAATTTGGGGAAGTAGCTTAATTATTGCCTTTTTTATTTTCATTAATCTTTATTACACGCCGCATACAATTTGGGCAATCTATCCGATCTTCGCTATTCTATGGTGGCCTTTATCTATGTACTTTGTGTGGACGCGTAAGAGATGGGGTGAATAA